One stretch of Labrenzia sp. CE80 DNA includes these proteins:
- a CDS encoding RbsD/FucU domain-containing protein, whose product MLRGLPSLLSPDLLFVLRSMGHGDEIVIVDANFPADSNSEVLVRLDGLPATEVLEAILQVMPLDTYDPTPALTMEVVGDPDNIPPVVASFQEIINRVADTPAAVSPLERFAFYDRAKKAFAIVQTGETRLYGNLILKKGVVAQ is encoded by the coding sequence ATGCTACGTGGCCTTCCCTCGCTTCTCTCGCCCGATCTGCTCTTTGTGCTCAGGTCAATGGGACACGGCGATGAAATTGTGATCGTTGACGCAAACTTTCCGGCGGACAGCAACAGCGAAGTCCTTGTCCGCCTTGACGGACTTCCGGCAACAGAAGTGCTGGAGGCCATCCTTCAGGTAATGCCTCTCGATACATATGATCCTACCCCAGCCCTTACGATGGAGGTCGTTGGAGATCCGGACAATATCCCACCTGTTGTGGCCAGTTTTCAAGAAATCATCAATCGGGTCGCAGATACCCCGGCCGCCGTCTCTCCGCTTGAGCGCTTTGCGTTTTACGACCGCGCGAAAAAGGCCTTTGCCATCGTTCAGACCGGAGAAACACGGCTCTACGGCAATCTTATTTTGAAGAAGGGCGTCGTTGCGCAGTGA